In one window of Cotesia glomerata isolate CgM1 unplaced genomic scaffold, MPM_Cglom_v2.3 scaffold_105, whole genome shotgun sequence DNA:
- the LOC123273546 gene encoding vesicle-fusing ATPase 1-like isoform X1, with protein MMKMRAIRCPTDELSLRNCAAISPVDFPKDVKYIEVTTLPNQNYVFTVETHNDVPRGCVGFSLPQRKWAALSVDQEIDVRPYQFDASSSSNFLGTIVLEADFLQKTKTTTEPYDTDLMVKDFLFKFSGHAFTVGQQLAFQFGDKKMLGLVVKDLEALDVTAIEQGQKSKPKKTRMGRCLGDTVVQFEKADNSSLNLIGKAKGKVVRQSIINPDWDFAKMGIGGLDKEFSAIFRRAFASRVFPTDIMTQLGCRHVKGILLYGPPGTGKTLMARQIGTMLNAREPKIVNGPQILDKYVGESEANIRRLFAEAEEEEKKLGPNSGLHIIIFDEIDAICKSRGSVAGNTGVHDTVVNQLLSKIDGVEQLNNILVIGMTNRRDMIDEALLRPGRLELQMEISLPDETGRFQILNIHTSRMREHNKIAPDVDLKELAMRTKNFSGAELEGLVRAAQSTAMNKLIKVSSKVELDPSAMEKLMVSRADFLHALENDVKPAFGTAAEVLDHLLARGIINWGRPVAEIIADGNLDIQKTRASEGFGLVSVLLEGPPNSGKTALAAQIAKNSDFPFVKVCTPDDMVGHTETAKCLTIRKFFDDAYRSQLSCILVDNIERLLDYGSIGPRYSNLTLQALLVLLKKQPPRGKKLLVLCTTSDRQVLDDMKLISAFNTVLHVPNLSTPDHLLAVLEDQDVFTKQELSMLHAKLQGKRVFIGIKKLLGLIDMARQVDPSYRIPKFLSKLEEEGGLE; from the exons ATGATG AAGATGCGAGCGATAAGATGTCCTACGGACGAGCTCAGTTTAAGGAATTGTGCTGCGATTAGTCCTGTTGACTTTCCAAAAGATGTCAA ATATATCGAGGTAACGACATTGCCTAATCAAAACTATGTATTTACCGTCGAGACACACAACGACGTGCCTCGTGGATGTGTGGGATTTAGTTTACCGCAAAGAAAGTGGGCGGCACTTTCTGTAGACCAGGAAATAGACGTACGTCCATATCAGTTCGACGCATCATCAAGTTCTAACTTCTTAGGTACTATTGTATTGGAAGCTGATTTTCTGCAGAAgacaaa aacaaCAACGGAGCCGTATGACACCGATTTAATGGTCAAGgattttcttttcaaattttccgGACATGCATTCACAGTGGGACAGCAATTGGCGTTTCAGTTTGgcgataaaaaaatgcttggGCTGGTGGTTAAAGATCTTGAGGCACTTGACGTGACTGCTATTGAGCAAGGACAAAAATCAAAGCCCAAAAAAACTAGAATGGGTCGTTGTCTTGGTGACACGGTGGTTCAGTTTGAGAAAGCAGATAATTCGAGTTTAAATTTGATTGGAAAAGCTAAAGGCAAAGTAGTAAGACAGTCAATCATCAATCCAGACTGGGACTTTGCAAAAATGGGAATCGGCGGTCTTGATAAGGAGTTCAGCGCTATTTTCCGACGAGCTTTTGCCTCGAGAGTGTTCCCTACTGACATTATGACCCAGCTGGGTTGCAGACACGTAAAGGGAATTCTGCTTTATGGGCCACCTGGTACGGGAAAAACACTCATGGCTCGTCAGATCGGTACTATGTTGAACGCCAGAGAGCCCAAGATCGTCAATGGTCCGCAGATTCTTGACAAATATGTAGGAGAGAGTGAAGCCAACATCAGAAGGCTGTTTGCTGAAGCAGAGGAAGAGGAGAAGAAGCTTGGGCCAAATAGTGGGcttcatattattatttttgatgaaattgaTGCAATCTGTAAATCTCGTGGTAGTGTAGCAGGTAACACTGGGGTTCATGATACTGTTGTAAATCAGCTGCTGTCAAAGATTGACGGTGTGGAACAACTCAACAATATTCTCGTTATTGGTATGACCAACCGAAGAGACATGATTGATGAAGCTTTGCTACGTCCAGGTCGGCTTGAGTTGCAAATGGAGATCAGTTTACCAGATGAAACTGGGAGATTTcagattttaaatattcatacaTCACGAATGCGTGAGCACAATAAAATTGCTCCGGATGTTGACCTGAAAGAGCTGGCAATGCGCACCAAAAACTTCAGTGGTGCTGAGTTAGAGGGTTTGGTAAGAGCAGCACAGAGTACAGCTATGAATAAACTGATAAAAGTCTCCAGTAAAGTAGAGCTGGACCCTTCGGCAATGGAGAAGCTGATGGTTTCAAGAGCAGACTTCCTACATGCGCTTGAGAACGACGTCAAACCGGCATTCGGTACAGCCGCTGAAGTACTGGATCACTTGCTAGCTCGTGGAATCATTAACTGGGGTCGTCCTGTCGCTGAAATAATTGCTGACGGTAATTTGGATATTCAGAAGACCCGGGCTTCTGAAGGGTTTGGTTTGGTTTCGGTTCTACTGGAAGGACCACCTAATAGCGGAAAGACTGCACTGGCTGCTCAAATTGCCAAAAATTCCGACTTTCCATTCGTCAAAGTTTGCACTCCAGATGACATGGTTGGACACACTGAGACTGCCAAGTGTCTCACGATACGTAAATTCTTTGACGATGCTTACCGTTCTCAACTCAGCTGTATATTGGTCGACAATATTGAACGTCTGTTAGATTACGGGTCAATTGGACCTAGGTACTCTAATCTGACCCTTCAAGCGTTGTTGgttttgttgaaaaaacaaCCACCTCGtgggaaaaaattacttgtacTTTGTACTACCAGTGACag ACAAGTACTAGATGACATGAAATTGATTTCTGCATTTAATACCGTTCTTCATGTGCCGAATTTATCAACACCCGATCATTTATTAGCAGTATTAGAAGACCAGGATGTATTTACTAAGCAAGAACTTTCGATGTTACACGCTAAGCTTCAAGGAAAACg TGTGTTCATcggtatcaaaaaattattgggaCTTATAGACATGGCCCGACAAGTAGATCCAAGCTACCGAATACCTAAATTCCTGTCGAAACTCGAAGAGGAAGGTGGTCTTGAGTAA
- the LOC123273546 gene encoding vesicle-fusing ATPase 1-like isoform X2, whose protein sequence is MMMRAIRCPTDELSLRNCAAISPVDFPKDVKYIEVTTLPNQNYVFTVETHNDVPRGCVGFSLPQRKWAALSVDQEIDVRPYQFDASSSSNFLGTIVLEADFLQKTKTTTEPYDTDLMVKDFLFKFSGHAFTVGQQLAFQFGDKKMLGLVVKDLEALDVTAIEQGQKSKPKKTRMGRCLGDTVVQFEKADNSSLNLIGKAKGKVVRQSIINPDWDFAKMGIGGLDKEFSAIFRRAFASRVFPTDIMTQLGCRHVKGILLYGPPGTGKTLMARQIGTMLNAREPKIVNGPQILDKYVGESEANIRRLFAEAEEEEKKLGPNSGLHIIIFDEIDAICKSRGSVAGNTGVHDTVVNQLLSKIDGVEQLNNILVIGMTNRRDMIDEALLRPGRLELQMEISLPDETGRFQILNIHTSRMREHNKIAPDVDLKELAMRTKNFSGAELEGLVRAAQSTAMNKLIKVSSKVELDPSAMEKLMVSRADFLHALENDVKPAFGTAAEVLDHLLARGIINWGRPVAEIIADGNLDIQKTRASEGFGLVSVLLEGPPNSGKTALAAQIAKNSDFPFVKVCTPDDMVGHTETAKCLTIRKFFDDAYRSQLSCILVDNIERLLDYGSIGPRYSNLTLQALLVLLKKQPPRGKKLLVLCTTSDRQVLDDMKLISAFNTVLHVPNLSTPDHLLAVLEDQDVFTKQELSMLHAKLQGKRVFIGIKKLLGLIDMARQVDPSYRIPKFLSKLEEEGGLE, encoded by the exons ATGATG ATGCGAGCGATAAGATGTCCTACGGACGAGCTCAGTTTAAGGAATTGTGCTGCGATTAGTCCTGTTGACTTTCCAAAAGATGTCAA ATATATCGAGGTAACGACATTGCCTAATCAAAACTATGTATTTACCGTCGAGACACACAACGACGTGCCTCGTGGATGTGTGGGATTTAGTTTACCGCAAAGAAAGTGGGCGGCACTTTCTGTAGACCAGGAAATAGACGTACGTCCATATCAGTTCGACGCATCATCAAGTTCTAACTTCTTAGGTACTATTGTATTGGAAGCTGATTTTCTGCAGAAgacaaa aacaaCAACGGAGCCGTATGACACCGATTTAATGGTCAAGgattttcttttcaaattttccgGACATGCATTCACAGTGGGACAGCAATTGGCGTTTCAGTTTGgcgataaaaaaatgcttggGCTGGTGGTTAAAGATCTTGAGGCACTTGACGTGACTGCTATTGAGCAAGGACAAAAATCAAAGCCCAAAAAAACTAGAATGGGTCGTTGTCTTGGTGACACGGTGGTTCAGTTTGAGAAAGCAGATAATTCGAGTTTAAATTTGATTGGAAAAGCTAAAGGCAAAGTAGTAAGACAGTCAATCATCAATCCAGACTGGGACTTTGCAAAAATGGGAATCGGCGGTCTTGATAAGGAGTTCAGCGCTATTTTCCGACGAGCTTTTGCCTCGAGAGTGTTCCCTACTGACATTATGACCCAGCTGGGTTGCAGACACGTAAAGGGAATTCTGCTTTATGGGCCACCTGGTACGGGAAAAACACTCATGGCTCGTCAGATCGGTACTATGTTGAACGCCAGAGAGCCCAAGATCGTCAATGGTCCGCAGATTCTTGACAAATATGTAGGAGAGAGTGAAGCCAACATCAGAAGGCTGTTTGCTGAAGCAGAGGAAGAGGAGAAGAAGCTTGGGCCAAATAGTGGGcttcatattattatttttgatgaaattgaTGCAATCTGTAAATCTCGTGGTAGTGTAGCAGGTAACACTGGGGTTCATGATACTGTTGTAAATCAGCTGCTGTCAAAGATTGACGGTGTGGAACAACTCAACAATATTCTCGTTATTGGTATGACCAACCGAAGAGACATGATTGATGAAGCTTTGCTACGTCCAGGTCGGCTTGAGTTGCAAATGGAGATCAGTTTACCAGATGAAACTGGGAGATTTcagattttaaatattcatacaTCACGAATGCGTGAGCACAATAAAATTGCTCCGGATGTTGACCTGAAAGAGCTGGCAATGCGCACCAAAAACTTCAGTGGTGCTGAGTTAGAGGGTTTGGTAAGAGCAGCACAGAGTACAGCTATGAATAAACTGATAAAAGTCTCCAGTAAAGTAGAGCTGGACCCTTCGGCAATGGAGAAGCTGATGGTTTCAAGAGCAGACTTCCTACATGCGCTTGAGAACGACGTCAAACCGGCATTCGGTACAGCCGCTGAAGTACTGGATCACTTGCTAGCTCGTGGAATCATTAACTGGGGTCGTCCTGTCGCTGAAATAATTGCTGACGGTAATTTGGATATTCAGAAGACCCGGGCTTCTGAAGGGTTTGGTTTGGTTTCGGTTCTACTGGAAGGACCACCTAATAGCGGAAAGACTGCACTGGCTGCTCAAATTGCCAAAAATTCCGACTTTCCATTCGTCAAAGTTTGCACTCCAGATGACATGGTTGGACACACTGAGACTGCCAAGTGTCTCACGATACGTAAATTCTTTGACGATGCTTACCGTTCTCAACTCAGCTGTATATTGGTCGACAATATTGAACGTCTGTTAGATTACGGGTCAATTGGACCTAGGTACTCTAATCTGACCCTTCAAGCGTTGTTGgttttgttgaaaaaacaaCCACCTCGtgggaaaaaattacttgtacTTTGTACTACCAGTGACag ACAAGTACTAGATGACATGAAATTGATTTCTGCATTTAATACCGTTCTTCATGTGCCGAATTTATCAACACCCGATCATTTATTAGCAGTATTAGAAGACCAGGATGTATTTACTAAGCAAGAACTTTCGATGTTACACGCTAAGCTTCAAGGAAAACg TGTGTTCATcggtatcaaaaaattattgggaCTTATAGACATGGCCCGACAAGTAGATCCAAGCTACCGAATACCTAAATTCCTGTCGAAACTCGAAGAGGAAGGTGGTCTTGAGTAA